Proteins encoded in a region of the Veillonella parvula genome:
- the cbiB gene encoding adenosylcobinamide-phosphate synthase CbiB — translation MEHLAIFHWFSKYNFVCIPVLAFLLDLIIGDPNSKYHPVAIIGRIISFFEAVLYKDTDNDTKKLWYGGIAVGLILISVYIIVSLLLWLGGVVDEWVYYAFEVVILYIAISPRSLAGAGFTISQLIKQGNIVDARKRLSWIVGRDTEDLDESEITRATVETIAENTVDGIIAPFFFFIIGGPMGAILYRTANTMDSMLGYKNQKYLYFGRVAARFDDILNWIPARITFVLFVISAFFLRFDAKKAIEIGLRDAKKHPSPNGGYAEAPVAGALHIRLGGYNQYFKKMTFREYMGDPIEKLNRNHITRTIYMMYVTTILMVIISTVITYGMNV, via the coding sequence ATGGAACATTTAGCAATTTTTCACTGGTTTTCAAAGTATAACTTTGTGTGCATACCAGTTTTAGCATTTTTATTGGATTTAATTATTGGAGATCCCAATAGTAAATATCATCCAGTGGCCATTATTGGACGTATAATATCTTTTTTTGAAGCCGTTCTTTATAAAGACACTGATAATGATACGAAGAAATTGTGGTACGGTGGTATTGCAGTAGGTTTAATTCTTATATCGGTATATATCATAGTATCTTTATTGTTATGGCTAGGTGGAGTAGTAGACGAATGGGTATACTATGCTTTCGAAGTAGTGATCCTCTACATTGCCATTTCTCCACGTTCATTGGCTGGCGCAGGTTTTACCATTAGTCAGTTAATAAAACAAGGTAATATTGTAGATGCTCGCAAACGTTTATCATGGATTGTGGGACGAGATACGGAAGACTTAGATGAAAGCGAAATCACTCGGGCTACAGTAGAAACGATTGCGGAAAATACGGTAGATGGTATTATTGCACCTTTTTTCTTTTTTATTATCGGTGGCCCTATGGGGGCTATTCTTTATAGAACTGCTAATACTATGGATTCTATGTTAGGCTATAAGAATCAAAAGTACTTGTACTTTGGTCGCGTAGCTGCACGCTTTGATGACATATTAAATTGGATTCCTGCCCGAATTACCTTTGTATTATTTGTAATTTCTGCATTCTTTTTACGCTTTGATGCTAAAAAGGCAATAGAAATCGGTTTACGTGATGCAAAAAAACATCCTAGTCCTAATGGGGGGTATGCAGAAGCACCTGTGGCAGGGGCCTTACATATCCGTTTAGGTGGTTACAATCAGTATTTCAAAAAAATGACCTTCCGTGAATATATGGGCGATCCTATTGAAAAGCTAAACCGTAACCATATTACTCGAACAATTTATATGATGTATGTTACGACTATACTAATGGTTATCATTAGTACAGTCATTACCTATGGGATGAATGTATAA
- a CDS encoding cob(I)yrinic acid a,c-diamide adenosyltransferase, producing MASSVYTKTGDAGTTGLYTGERVQKSSLRVEAYGTIDELQAFLGLARAYAENPRVAAELYDIERNLWTLMADIASLNTAPVITEQYVKHLEKVIDRFDAKLEPLSSFVIPGEKQSSAYLHVARTITRRAERALWRVLDAGESVHESNLKYLNRLSDLCFILCRVEEELGAE from the coding sequence ATGGCAAGTAGTGTTTATACAAAAACAGGTGATGCTGGTACAACTGGTTTATACACGGGAGAACGTGTACAGAAATCATCTTTACGCGTAGAAGCTTATGGTACAATCGATGAATTACAAGCTTTTTTAGGATTGGCTCGCGCTTATGCTGAAAATCCACGTGTTGCTGCTGAATTATACGATATTGAGCGAAACTTATGGACATTAATGGCTGATATTGCAAGTTTAAATACTGCTCCGGTAATTACTGAGCAATATGTAAAGCATTTAGAAAAAGTTATTGATCGCTTTGATGCAAAGTTAGAACCTTTATCTAGTTTTGTCATTCCCGGTGAAAAACAATCTTCTGCTTATTTACATGTAGCTAGAACGATTACTCGACGTGCGGAACGCGCTTTATGGCGAGTATTAGACGCTGGTGAAAGTGTTCACGAATCTAATTTAAAATACTTAAATCGTCTATCCGACCTTTGCTTTATCTTGTGTCGTGTAGAGGAAGAACTTGGAGCTGAATAA
- the cobS gene encoding adenosylcobinamide-GDP ribazoletransferase: protein MTPFFIALQFLTRLKIVNQTEWSVEDFGKSVVAFPYVGLIIGLILAILYGVLSPFIPIMPLMLIIVVAEFLITGGLHADGLMDTSDGLFSGRERERKLEIMKDSRIGSFGVVAFVFVTLLKWQLLASIPSAEFIPMALIMMPLMSRWSMVFSIRSYPYAREQGMGAAFANLAPKHVITYNTISTFFMPILLLLIGLVLYTLLYGAYAIFSAPDVGYLVGLGVLVYATIGIFQINIVSMIITYIINRLLNRYIVKALGGTTGDTYGFVVEVTEVLLILVYSIIVSIQSATVVNNPTMF, encoded by the coding sequence ATGACACCTTTTTTTATAGCACTACAATTTTTAACGCGTTTAAAAATTGTAAATCAAACTGAATGGTCTGTAGAGGACTTTGGTAAATCTGTTGTAGCCTTTCCTTATGTGGGCCTTATTATTGGTCTCATATTAGCTATATTATATGGCGTATTATCGCCATTTATTCCGATTATGCCATTGATGTTAATTATCGTTGTGGCTGAGTTTTTAATAACTGGTGGCCTTCATGCTGATGGTTTGATGGATACAAGCGATGGTTTGTTTTCCGGCCGTGAAAGAGAACGTAAACTAGAAATCATGAAAGATAGTCGTATAGGCTCCTTTGGAGTTGTTGCTTTTGTATTTGTTACACTTTTGAAATGGCAATTATTAGCTTCGATTCCATCGGCTGAATTTATACCTATGGCACTCATTATGATGCCTTTAATGAGCCGTTGGTCTATGGTTTTTAGTATTCGATCCTATCCATATGCTAGAGAACAGGGGATGGGGGCAGCATTTGCTAATTTAGCACCTAAACATGTTATTACTTATAACACCATATCTACGTTCTTTATGCCTATTCTATTACTATTAATCGGTTTAGTATTATATACACTTTTATATGGTGCTTATGCAATTTTTTCAGCACCTGATGTAGGGTATTTAGTAGGATTAGGTGTGTTAGTATATGCTACTATAGGTATTTTCCAAATCAATATTGTTAGCATGATTATTACGTATATTATTAACCGATTATTAAACCGCTATATTGTAAAAGCGTTAGGTGGCACTACTGGTGATACATATGGATTTGTTGTGGAAGTAACTGAAGTATTATTGATATTGGTATATAGCATAATTGTATCTATACAATCAGCTACGGTAGTTAATAATCCAACTATGTTCTAA
- the cobU gene encoding bifunctional adenosylcobinamide kinase/adenosylcobinamide-phosphate guanylyltransferase has translation MKSQIILCSGGARSGKSEFAERLALATKGPKAYVATGQAFDEEMVDRIKKHQERRGKIWNNFEVPLHLADEWENISQSADVILIDCLTMFTTNHMMAYGSIRGQEDANRLEQTILSELDTLLDSIQSCEGKTVIFVTNEIGLGIVPDNKLARYFRDIAGRVNRAVASVADKLYLTISGVTIELKSQEVHING, from the coding sequence ATGAAATCACAAATTATATTGTGTTCCGGTGGGGCACGCAGTGGAAAAAGTGAATTTGCTGAACGTTTAGCATTGGCTACAAAGGGGCCAAAAGCTTATGTAGCTACGGGCCAAGCTTTTGATGAGGAAATGGTGGATCGCATCAAAAAACATCAAGAGCGACGAGGAAAAATATGGAATAATTTTGAAGTACCTTTACATTTAGCTGATGAATGGGAAAATATCAGTCAATCAGCAGATGTAATTCTTATAGATTGTTTAACCATGTTCACTACCAATCACATGATGGCTTATGGCTCCATTCGTGGTCAAGAAGATGCTAATAGATTAGAACAGACAATACTTTCAGAATTAGACACTTTATTAGACTCGATACAATCATGTGAAGGTAAAACAGTTATATTTGTGACCAATGAAATTGGGTTAGGTATTGTGCCGGATAATAAACTGGCTAGATATTTTAGAGATATTGCTGGTCGTGTGAATCGAGCAGTAGCTTCTGTTGCAGATAAACTCTATTTAACAATTAGTGGTGTTACCATTGAATTGAAATCACAGGAGGTTCATATAAATGGCTAA
- a CDS encoding GHMP kinase produces the protein MTYYVRAPGTCGEFLQGSIDGQSFLVTCPINRYSYALSNVIQPFSKEFCALQPKSAQARKLVQELVQQKNKNQICPPVYVRSDILQGKGMASSSADISVTAMATALAMDYDLSLKELEQICLSVEPTDASFYQGVTQFDYIKGTISKPLGMCPPLKILVFDEGGSIDTVSFNKQADLQNKILEKESIIQESFDLFKQGLTTHDIKLIGQAATLSAFGNQRILYKPNLYDFHDVGNSYNSVGTIIAHSGTIMGLLFPVDYGRINDCKNEILRKLPQLSYVDTVETTNEGLTYIKR, from the coding sequence GTGACCTATTATGTAAGAGCCCCAGGTACATGTGGGGAATTTCTACAAGGTTCTATTGATGGTCAGTCATTTTTAGTGACATGTCCAATTAATCGATACTCCTATGCATTGAGTAATGTAATACAACCTTTTTCTAAAGAATTTTGTGCACTTCAACCAAAGTCTGCACAAGCTCGTAAATTAGTACAAGAGTTGGTCCAACAAAAAAATAAAAATCAAATTTGCCCGCCTGTGTATGTAAGATCTGATATTCTACAAGGAAAAGGCATGGCTTCAAGTTCGGCAGATATTTCTGTAACAGCTATGGCTACAGCTTTGGCCATGGACTATGATTTATCATTAAAAGAACTTGAGCAAATTTGTCTATCTGTAGAGCCTACAGATGCCTCTTTTTATCAAGGTGTAACTCAGTTTGATTATATTAAAGGGACTATCTCTAAGCCATTAGGTATGTGCCCACCTTTAAAAATCCTCGTTTTTGACGAAGGCGGTAGCATTGATACAGTTAGCTTTAATAAACAAGCAGATTTACAAAATAAAATTTTAGAAAAAGAATCTATTATACAAGAATCCTTTGATTTGTTTAAACAGGGGCTTACAACGCATGATATAAAGCTTATTGGCCAAGCTGCTACATTGAGTGCCTTTGGCAATCAGCGTATTTTATATAAACCTAATTTATATGACTTTCACGATGTAGGTAATTCTTATAATAGTGTAGGAACAATCATCGCTCATAGCGGAACCATTATGGGACTATTATTCCCCGTTGATTATGGTCGTATTAATGATTGTAAGAATGAGATTTTGCGTAAGTTGCCACAATTATCCTATGTAGATACGGTTGAAACTACGAATGAAGGATTAACTTATATCAAACGATAA
- the htpX gene encoding zinc metalloprotease HtpX produces MNNIKTTLLLATLTAILVVIGDMIGGRSGMIMMFVISMGMNFMSYWYSDKIVLAQYNAQPVTAQSNPKLYAMVEKLTKNGNLPMPKVYIIPSEVPNAFATGRNPSHAAVAVTEGIQRLLTDEELEGVLAHELTHVKNRDTLISTIAAMMAGAISMIANILQFTAIFGRSDDREGTNPLALLGTIIIAPIAAGLIQMSISRTREFLADEGGGDMCRNPLALASALAKIDYYSKHGALPNASNATAHMFIINPMMGIGESLSNLFSTHPRTEERIQKLKKQAMNPKYKEKVIL; encoded by the coding sequence ATGAACAATATAAAAACAACACTTTTGTTAGCTACGCTAACGGCCATTTTAGTGGTTATTGGTGATATGATTGGCGGCAGAAGCGGTATGATTATGATGTTTGTCATATCCATGGGTATGAATTTTATGTCTTATTGGTACAGCGATAAAATCGTTTTAGCCCAATACAATGCTCAACCTGTTACTGCACAGTCTAATCCAAAACTATATGCAATGGTAGAGAAATTGACTAAAAATGGTAATTTACCAATGCCAAAGGTTTATATCATTCCCAGTGAAGTACCGAATGCATTTGCAACAGGTAGAAATCCTAGTCATGCAGCAGTTGCTGTTACAGAAGGTATCCAACGTCTATTAACTGATGAAGAATTAGAAGGTGTGCTTGCACATGAATTAACACATGTTAAGAATCGAGATACATTGATTAGTACAATTGCAGCTATGATGGCTGGTGCTATTTCTATGATAGCCAATATACTTCAATTCACTGCCATATTTGGGCGCTCCGATGATCGAGAAGGCACTAACCCTTTGGCGCTTCTTGGTACGATCATTATTGCACCTATCGCAGCTGGTCTTATTCAGATGAGTATTTCCCGTACTCGTGAGTTTTTAGCTGATGAGGGAGGCGGAGATATGTGTCGCAACCCATTAGCACTGGCTTCTGCACTTGCAAAAATTGACTACTACTCTAAACATGGTGCATTGCCTAATGCAAGTAATGCTACAGCCCATATGTTTATTATTAACCCTATGATGGGAATTGGTGAAAGCTTGAGCAATCTTTTTAGTACACATCCTCGCACGGAAGAACGTATTCAAAAGTTAAAGAAACAAGCTATGAATCCAAAGTATAAAGAAAAGGTAATATTATAA
- the ndk gene encoding nucleoside-diphosphate kinase: MQETLVLIKPDAVKRQLSGEILSRYERKGLVIKALKLLQVPRELAEEHCAEHKEKPFFGELVDFITSGPVLAFVLAGENAIVSVRALNGATNPVDAAPGSIRGDYALTMDANVVHASDSPEAAAREIHLWFPEYK; encoded by the coding sequence ATGCAAGAAACATTAGTTTTAATTAAACCAGATGCAGTTAAACGTCAATTAAGTGGTGAAATCCTTAGCCGTTATGAACGTAAAGGCCTTGTTATTAAAGCATTAAAACTCTTACAAGTACCTCGTGAATTAGCGGAAGAACACTGTGCAGAACATAAGGAAAAGCCATTCTTTGGTGAATTAGTTGATTTTATTACATCAGGCCCAGTTCTTGCTTTTGTGTTAGCTGGTGAGAACGCAATTGTATCCGTACGTGCTTTAAACGGAGCAACAAATCCTGTAGATGCTGCCCCTGGTAGTATTCGTGGTGACTATGCCCTAACAATGGATGCTAACGTAGTACATGCTTCTGATTCTCCAGAAGCTGCTGCTCGTGAAATTCATCTTTGGTTCCCTGAATACAAATAA
- the cobC gene encoding alpha-ribazole phosphatase has protein sequence MKTLYIVRHGETDWNKMGKYQGITDVPLNENGLNQAKACGQALKDVKFDRILSSDLSRALVTAEVIRGERTTPITVDKRLRELNFGDWEAMLFSDIEDRWPGLIDEMYLRPHLVKVPNGESFKNLQDRAWAGLEEFINVNNEEETLLIACHGGTIRTLLCKLLDISISHCWNFSQGNTAINRIFYNGMGEFDHNILNLLNDTAHVDVLQGHA, from the coding sequence ATGAAAACATTGTATATTGTGCGCCATGGTGAAACTGATTGGAACAAAATGGGAAAATACCAAGGCATCACAGATGTTCCACTTAATGAAAATGGTTTAAATCAAGCAAAGGCATGTGGTCAGGCTCTTAAAGATGTTAAATTTGATCGCATATTATCTAGTGATTTGAGTCGTGCTTTAGTTACAGCTGAAGTCATTCGCGGTGAACGTACTACTCCTATTACGGTAGATAAACGCTTACGAGAACTTAATTTTGGTGATTGGGAAGCTATGTTATTTTCAGATATCGAAGATCGTTGGCCTGGTTTGATAGATGAAATGTATTTGCGACCACATCTAGTTAAGGTTCCTAATGGTGAAAGCTTTAAGAATTTACAAGACCGTGCATGGGCAGGTCTAGAGGAATTCATCAATGTTAATAATGAGGAGGAAACACTTCTCATTGCTTGTCATGGTGGAACTATACGAACATTATTGTGTAAATTATTAGATATTTCCATTAGTCATTGTTGGAATTTTAGTCAAGGTAATACAGCAATAAATCGTATATTCTATAATGGCATGGGAGAATTTGATCATAATATTTTAAACTTGCTCAATGATACAGCACACGTAGATGTATTACAAGGTCATGCATAA
- a CDS encoding cobyric acid synthase, which translates to MAKKIMFQGTSSNVGKSILCTALCRIFYRKGFKTVPFKAQNMALNSYVTKWGDEIGRAQVAQAEAAGIDPIVQMNPVLLKPTGNQSSQVVLMGKPVGVYSAKEYHTKYSLTALDKVKESIDFLDSNFDMMVIEGAGSPAEVNLKANDIVNMRIAKMTQAPVFLIADIDRGGAIASIVGTLELLEPEERDLIKGIVINKFRGDIKLLEPALTFIEEKTGKKVVGVIPAIENLDIDEEDSVALENKRNSGTKDIQVVVMQTPKISNFTDFDALNYEPDVSVRFVGPGDVIGTPDLIILPGSKNTLADLTYLRDTGFADEIKKLAAQGTPIIGVCGGNQMLGKTIYDPHHMEGDIEEIEGLGLVESSTTMKAQKTTHQVQFNVSNLQFLNGTFRGEKLVGYEIHMGDTTPLADSVSRCFTITSRSEEAVNVIDGFIDGNHQVMGTYIHGVFDNDEFRRFIINQLRERKGLQPLDVVFHYFDHKNAAYNRLADIVEEHLDMDYIMSTLG; encoded by the coding sequence ATGGCTAAGAAAATCATGTTTCAAGGAACGAGTTCTAATGTAGGTAAAAGTATTCTTTGTACTGCATTATGCCGTATTTTTTATAGAAAAGGTTTTAAGACCGTTCCTTTTAAAGCACAAAATATGGCCCTCAATTCTTATGTGACAAAATGGGGCGATGAAATTGGCCGTGCTCAAGTCGCTCAAGCCGAAGCCGCTGGTATTGATCCAATTGTTCAAATGAATCCTGTGTTATTAAAACCTACAGGAAATCAATCGTCTCAAGTTGTATTGATGGGGAAACCTGTTGGCGTATATAGTGCCAAAGAATATCATACAAAATATTCACTAACCGCTTTAGATAAGGTTAAAGAATCTATTGATTTCTTAGACTCAAATTTTGATATGATGGTTATCGAAGGTGCCGGTAGTCCTGCAGAAGTTAACTTAAAAGCAAATGATATTGTAAATATGCGTATTGCCAAGATGACTCAAGCTCCAGTTTTTCTCATTGCAGATATTGACCGAGGTGGTGCTATTGCGTCCATTGTTGGTACCTTAGAATTATTAGAACCAGAAGAACGCGATCTTATTAAAGGTATCGTTATCAATAAATTCCGTGGTGATATCAAACTATTAGAACCAGCTCTTACATTTATTGAAGAAAAAACAGGTAAAAAAGTGGTAGGTGTTATTCCTGCCATTGAGAACCTCGATATTGATGAAGAAGATTCTGTTGCATTAGAGAACAAACGCAATAGTGGTACTAAAGATATTCAGGTCGTAGTTATGCAAACACCTAAAATCTCTAATTTTACAGACTTTGATGCACTTAATTATGAGCCAGATGTATCTGTCCGTTTTGTAGGCCCTGGAGATGTTATCGGTACGCCAGATTTAATTATATTACCTGGTTCTAAAAATACATTGGCTGACTTAACATATTTACGTGATACAGGCTTTGCTGATGAAATCAAAAAATTGGCTGCTCAAGGTACACCTATTATCGGTGTTTGTGGCGGTAACCAAATGTTAGGTAAAACTATTTATGATCCGCATCATATGGAAGGTGATATCGAGGAAATTGAAGGACTTGGCCTTGTTGAATCCTCCACGACTATGAAGGCTCAAAAAACTACCCATCAAGTACAATTCAATGTATCTAATTTACAGTTTTTAAATGGTACTTTCAGGGGTGAAAAATTAGTAGGCTATGAAATTCATATGGGGGATACTACGCCACTAGCAGATTCGGTGTCTCGTTGCTTTACAATTACAAGTCGCAGTGAAGAGGCTGTCAATGTTATTGATGGTTTTATTGATGGTAATCATCAAGTAATGGGTACATATATTCACGGTGTATTTGATAATGACGAGTTTAGACGTTTTATTATCAATCAATTACGTGAACGCAAGGGATTACAACCATTAGATGTAGTATTCCATTATTTTGACCATAAAAATGCGGCATATAATCGCTTAGCTGATATTGTGGAGGAACATCTAGATATGGATTATATTATGTCTACCTTGGGATAG
- the thrB gene encoding homoserine kinase: protein MNTVRVQVPATSANCGPGFDCLGLALNLYNIFSFTPDENATEYTYTFEGFGADILRAEDPKKNLIGFAMDQVFATAQEPIRYGHITSETLIPPSRGLGSSSTAIVGGLLLANALVKHPLSKEELLVIANRMEGHPDNVAPAIYGNLCCATGLKNKVLNTVISIPPELHFAVVVPEVMVSTEYARSVLPNHIPFKEAVQNVSHASLFVTSLITHQLSNLSVALDDNLHVPYRKTLIPHCDEVFEAAKVAGAYGATISGSGSTLIAYVDKAHVQEVAKAMGAVFTANEIENKIYCLEADTTGALII, encoded by the coding sequence ATGAATACTGTTCGTGTACAAGTACCTGCCACTAGTGCAAACTGTGGCCCAGGTTTTGATTGCTTAGGATTAGCACTAAATCTTTATAATATATTCAGCTTTACACCAGATGAAAATGCTACAGAATATACATATACTTTTGAAGGTTTTGGTGCAGATATTTTACGCGCTGAAGATCCTAAAAAGAATCTAATTGGTTTCGCTATGGATCAAGTTTTTGCTACTGCTCAAGAACCAATTCGATATGGTCATATAACTTCTGAAACCTTGATTCCTCCCTCTCGTGGACTAGGTAGTAGTAGTACGGCTATAGTAGGGGGACTTTTACTGGCGAACGCATTAGTAAAGCATCCACTTTCAAAAGAAGAGTTACTGGTTATAGCAAATCGTATGGAAGGTCATCCAGATAATGTAGCGCCAGCTATTTACGGAAATTTATGTTGTGCTACAGGTTTAAAAAATAAGGTACTAAACACGGTCATTTCTATTCCTCCGGAGCTACATTTTGCTGTTGTAGTACCAGAAGTCATGGTATCTACTGAGTATGCTCGTTCTGTGCTACCAAATCATATTCCATTCAAAGAAGCTGTACAAAATGTAAGTCATGCTTCATTATTTGTAACAAGCTTAATTACGCATCAATTAAGTAATTTATCTGTTGCCTTAGATGACAACTTGCATGTACCTTATCGTAAGACATTGATTCCTCATTGTGATGAAGTTTTTGAAGCCGCAAAAGTTGCTGGAGCTTACGGTGCAACTATCAGTGGATCGGGTTCTACTCTAATTGCATATGTTGATAAAGCTCATGTACAAGAGGTAGCAAAGGCTATGGGGGCTGTATTCACAGCAAATGAGATTGAAAATAAAATATATTGCTTAGAAGCTGATACAACTGGAGCGTTAATTATATAG
- a CDS encoding pyridoxal phosphate-dependent aminotransferase produces the protein MSKIHGGNIFQFAHEQRIEPYEVIDFSANINPLGPSQRGLSALEPQLRYISHYPDATNDDILNAIADIYGMNKNQIVVGNGAAELLYAICRLPGYTGAFVPAPGFSEYKAALEASRIPVRDIYYRPREDEHGKPYFEVPYLALETFAAELKGQDGRIIVFLGNPNNPDGTLLDKNHIRTIASMLKDANSLLVIDESFIDFVGNDTLQDNEYSMRSLVNEFDNIIVVHSFTKFYAVPGLRIGAAFSNPLIIEQLNSFIPTWSVNTLAQSYTEAALNDVEYVKRTKQVLHEEQLFMYNSLDTINGITVYPPSANFILFHIEQEGITAESINEALKKYNMIVRNCDSYMGLNNQWVRVAIKDHDTNVKLVEKLTDILKV, from the coding sequence ATGTCTAAAATACATGGGGGCAATATCTTTCAGTTTGCCCATGAACAACGAATTGAACCATATGAGGTTATTGACTTTAGTGCTAATATCAATCCACTAGGCCCTAGCCAACGTGGCTTATCTGCATTAGAACCTCAATTGCGATATATATCACATTATCCGGATGCTACAAATGATGATATATTAAATGCCATTGCTGATATCTATGGTATGAATAAAAATCAAATTGTAGTTGGCAATGGAGCGGCAGAGCTATTATATGCAATTTGTCGGTTACCTGGCTATACGGGCGCTTTTGTTCCCGCACCAGGTTTTTCTGAATATAAAGCTGCTTTAGAAGCAAGTAGAATTCCAGTACGCGATATTTATTATAGACCACGGGAAGATGAACATGGAAAACCTTATTTTGAGGTTCCTTATTTAGCATTAGAAACTTTTGCAGCCGAGTTAAAAGGGCAAGATGGTCGTATTATTGTATTTCTAGGTAATCCCAATAATCCAGATGGTACGTTACTTGATAAGAACCATATTCGTACTATTGCAAGCATGCTGAAAGATGCTAATAGTTTACTTGTTATAGATGAGTCCTTTATCGATTTTGTTGGTAACGACACATTACAAGATAATGAATACTCCATGCGCTCCCTAGTTAACGAGTTTGATAATATTATCGTGGTTCATTCTTTTACAAAATTCTATGCCGTGCCAGGGCTACGAATTGGTGCTGCTTTCAGCAATCCTCTTATCATTGAGCAACTAAATAGTTTTATTCCAACTTGGTCTGTTAACACATTAGCTCAATCCTATACAGAGGCGGCTTTGAATGATGTAGAGTATGTGAAACGAACAAAACAAGTATTACATGAAGAGCAACTTTTTATGTATAACTCATTAGATACTATAAATGGTATTACTGTATATCCGCCTTCAGCTAATTTTATATTGTTCCACATTGAACAAGAAGGAATAACAGCAGAGTCGATTAATGAAGCGCTTAAAAAATATAATATGATTGTTCGCAACTGTGATTCTTATATGGGATTAAATAATCAATGGGTTCGCGTTGCAATAAAAGATCATGATACTAATGTTAAGTTAGTAGAAAAATTAACAGATATTTTGAAAGTATAG